Part of the Fundulus heteroclitus isolate FHET01 chromosome 20, MU-UCD_Fhet_4.1, whole genome shotgun sequence genome, TGTATTAATGGCAATTGCAGTGAGGCATacatatatattgtgattccaGCTGCACATTTTGTAGAGCTCCACTTTCAGGGAGACAATTAGCCATAAGTTATTTTCGATTCTTGcaaaaatgtttagattttgtgacaaaatttaaaatggcatcaagaaataaaaaatatatatatatatataaatactcCAAAAACCTTCATAAAAAGCTCTGAAAAAAGCCTGTGTGTAGAGGTGTGTAAATGCAACCCATCACAACCAAATGTGTGCAGGAAattagcatttaaatttaattctaAAAGCAAACCTTTATGTTAACCGTAATTCTCTGCCAAATCATAAACAGCGCTACCGTCGCATCAGTGTCTGCAATGTTATTTCGATTAAGGCAGAATCTGGGGTGTATAAAAAGATTAATTTGTCTCACAGTGTGTGGTCCTCTGACAACAAAACCTTtcaatttacagtaaaacagcGCCACCTCCTGGAAGGCCACAGGAATGCACAGCTTTCAGTTGATACGTTcatctttatttaaatgtttgttgttttttattttacaaatcagGGCTCTCTCTGTGTGAATTGTTTAATCACTACACATTTCAACAACTCAGAATATTTTAAAGTATGCGATAAGGCTTTCTGAAAGCAATAAATCACCCAgttcttaaattaaaatatggaaaaaaaacgagagagaaaacatggagcaaTGTAACACTGGGTCCCGCGTCAAGCCATTTCAGTTCAGCTCAGTTCTCCTCCTGGTAATTCTCGGTCCTCATGTCGTTCAGGCCCAGCTCTTCGTTCTGCTCAAACGTGCGCGTGTACTTCTCCACGGTCAGCTCGGGGTCTGGCTCCGGCGCGTACACGTTCTGCACGTAGCTGTTCCCGGTCGGGTCGTCCAGGACGATGTGCACCATCATCTCTCCCGCCAGGATCCGGTCCAGCTTGTCTCCGAAggcggccagcttctgcacgcGGTCGGCGGTGCTGCTGTCCCCGCACATGAAGGGGTTCTTGGAGACGGTCAGGTCCTTGATGTCCCGCAGCAGGCCCTCCACCGTGGTGAACTTGCCCCCCAGCGCGCCCATCCCCAGCTCGAACTCCAGCTCGGGGATGAGCACGGAGCACGTCTCCGACTTGAGGACGTCCCTGGTCATGTCCGAAGGGTCGGTGAGGCGCAGCGTCACCCTGGTGCCCAGCGGCTCCGTAGCTCCGCCGGACTTCACCTCGTTGGTCCGGTGGCCGCAGCTGTCGCAGTTGGTGGCCATGATGACGACCTCCTTGAAGTGGGGGATCTGGACCAGCTTCATGTTGGTGGAGGCGGGCGCGTTGCACTCCGGGCAGTTGGTGGGGAAGACCAGGACCTCGCCCCTCATCGTCTCCAGGTCGTTCCCGGGCGGCTCTTCCTCCGCGTCGTCGTCCGCCCGCAAGCCgagctgctggtcctgctggacCGTCCTCTTGAAGCGGGTCACGGCGAGGGCCTCGTCCCGTTGAGGGGCCGCGGGGTTTTCCACAAAACTGTTCCCCGACGGATCCTCGATCACCAGCGTGAACTCCTGCTCCACGTCTTTGAGCTTCCTCAGCTTCTGGATGAACTGGTCCAGTTTCTCCGCCACCTGAGGCTCGGCGGCGCGCCTGGCGGGCTGGTCCTGCTCCAGCCCGGCCACGGCGCGGTCCAGCAGCCCCTCCACGGTCGACAGCGAGCCTTTCTGGGTGAAGGCGGGGATTTCGAAATCCAGCTCGGGGATCCGGGTGACGGCGCAGTCCGCCTTCACCACCTCCCGGTTCAGGTCCTGCTTGGTTCGGACTCGGAGGGTGTAGCAGACGCCCTGCTCCTGGATGCGGCCCGCGGACTGGATCTCCGTGTTGGACCAGTTGCAGTTGGCGCAGCTGAAGGAGCTGACGATGATTTCTTTGAAGAAGGGGATCTTGGTGAGGAGCAGCCGGGTGGTGCCGTTCAGGTGGCAGTTCATGCACATGCTCTCTATCTCGGTGGGCTGCCAGTCTTCATCGTCCGCGCTGAGGTCCCTAAAAACGCTCCCGCCACGAACATTTTCCTCGGATATAAGAGACATTTTTTAAAGCCCGATTAGAATCCTctcagagtaaaaaacaaaacaaaaaacagctcgCCGTCATCTATCGGTCAGGTGTTTAGCTTGCCAGAACTTTCTAGATTACACACGGAGCTCCGCTGCGTCTTCACACGCTTGTTTGGTCTGGTTTGACACGCACTTCCGTATTTTCTTCTTCGGGGAACAGCACGTTTACAAGATCTCTGCTGCCCCCTGTTGGACTGTTTTAAAAGTCACTCCACAAACAGAGACTGTACTATTTCATCTGTTCCCAAACTGACAGAATTCGTATGGTGTTTCATTTTGTTCGATTTTTATTACCCAGCTTCTTTACATGTATTAAGTTTTAAGTGCTTACCTCTTATTATAGACATATTTAGTGCATTCACATACAACATAGCTACTTCTCCTAAATTATTAGTGTTTTTCTTCAATATGACTTTCCAAActtcaaataaatacataatgcAGGGGATTACATATAGTGCGAGAATAATATGCTGACTAAATTCGCTTTGCAGTTTATTGTATTCGTTTTTAAACATGCaaactttgtaaaaaataaacaaacaaacatttacacTATTTTCCTCTGAATTGTTACAATAAGATGTTTTGAATCAAAAAGTTGGAATCACAGTTTATCTATCTATGTAGTGACATGAGTGGCCTTTATTTCAATGTGGATAGACAGGAAATAGGGTTGAGAAAGCGGGGAAGACAAGTGGCAAAGGTCCACAGATGCGTCAATGCGTTTTTGGGCCAGTTTTTGCTGGCCCAAAAATAAATTCCTACATGTTGAAAATTaataatggaaataaataacaaCTTGACAatgaatgtctttttttctcctaagACACATAGGATGtatgaatttcttttttctccacAGATACCACTCCACGGTAAAAGGAAACAGCGCCCTCCCGCCAGAGGATCGTCTGCTGAAGTTCCTTGTGGACAATAACGGAGATGTTGAGGAGGCGGTACTCTGTGCCAACTGTGACCAAGAAAGTAACCAAAAGGTACAGCTTCTCATCATTAAACAAAAGTCTCATAAAATTGGTTTGTAATTTTGTTAGGGTGTAATTGGAAGAGTGGCAGActctaaattattttagatgAACACCTTATTCTTAGATTTATCATTTGTATAACTCAGGAATGCTATGCTAATCAGGTCTgaacttttgtttctttatatCAATAACTTCGtcatcatttttttaatttttcctcGCTTACGCGTGTGTGCAGGAGACAGGGCAGATGTTTTACTGTAACACTTGCAGCCAGCCACTTTGTGCCACCTGCCGAGAGCTGACACACAAGGCCAGAATGTTTTCCCACCACGAGATTGTGTCGATGGCCAAACGCACCAAAGCCAAACACAGAAAATGCTGTGAGTGCAACCTGTAATTTACTCCACAGTAATTACATACTAGCAGCCAGAGAGCTGTGCTCCCTCCTGAGCTCTGGGTGAATGTATCTGCTCCATGAATCTGCTCCATGTTAATCATATTCTCAGGCCAAACCAAatagcacgttttttttttaaagtgctcataaatgtgttgtttaaatgtttgacaATAAAAGTCAGTTAGTGTTagggagagtttttttttaaaccagcagCATTGTTATCGCTAGCCCCGCCGTTTGCCATAAATCTTTCATCCAGGCTGTAGTTGAAAGGCCTTTCTCTCCACAGCTCTCCATGAAGAGCCTTACATCCTTTTCTCAACAGAGAATAAATCTATGCTTTGCATCAAATGTTTCAGAGACATGCAAGTGTGAGTAAATCTATTaaattgcccccccccccctctattGTGATTGTGACTTTTGGCATTGcctaaaaaaagttatttttttgcagcGAGAGTCGAACTCACTGCATTGACATTGAAACAGCTTACGTCCAGGGTTGTGAGATGTTGGACCAAGCAGTGCTGGTGAGgaacatacatttattattttacaatgcAGACAAACATGTTGCACTTTCAAGATGTAAAGCACCAGCggaggtgtcaaaagtattcacatctattactcaagtagaagtatagTTTTGGaaatacttctgtagaagtagaAGTGTCAACTCAAACCACTTACTCAAGTGAAAGTATAAAAGTACCGGATATAAAACGACTTAAAAGTAGAATTAACTACTTTAATTAAATTGGGATTGGCTGTTTCACCCACATATATATGTCCACTGAAAGCGAACCACTTAGTACAATGCAAATATATTGAAGGTCCATATTGGTGGAAACCTGAGCATCAACATGGGTTTTATGGAGCAAAACATCTGATGTCTGGTTGCCTTaaagtcaaacttcagagacatAATTGATAACCGTTTCCTTGTTGTTATTGGaatgtaaatgaacatccaagcatATAGCTACAGGAATAGATGAGGGTAACAGATGTAAGACAGCAAAACTGGACATGAAAATGAGTGCATTACCCTTTTATAACAATTGCCCTTGTATGGTTGTCTGTATACAGTAGACagtgctgtcaaaatgaatgattaatcCTAGCGGttaattaaagaaacaaacaacagaggaaaaaaaaaagccaaaatgatCCTCAAAATGCAATGTTcttctatgttttgtttttcttcttaagTTTTTTATGGGGTAATTGGTAAAGAAttaaattttctttgtttttgttttttactgacaagccagaatgaaaacaagctgaaataaaatagaagtaaaGAGACAATTTTCAAAATCTTAAGGAGTAAAAAGTACAGATAATGgcatgaaaatgtaaggagtagaagtaaaaagtagtcttAAAAATAGTTACTTcactaaagtataaataacttAAACTTATAACTTCTACTGTCTACTTAATCAaggtaaaaaagtatttgtacttagttacttgacacctctgagCTCTGGCAGCTGTAATATCATGGCGTGCAACTGCCATGATATTACAGCTGCCATgatattacagtttttttttttcgattttcattatgtttttcTACTGTAAGCAGCTTCGATGCAGATTAAATTGCTGGAATTAGTTGGTCACTGGGATCATGTCTTTGAGTGACAGGtggtgaaggagctgcagactTCAACTGGAGAGGCAATCCATCTGCTGAGAGCAATGATCGGGGAAGTGCGTCTGAATGTGGAGGAAGAAGAAAGTGCAATCTGCAGTCTGTTCAACAGTTTGCAGGTCTATTTGTTTAATATTGTTCTTTCCACCTTTGATATAAAACAGCTGCAAATCCAAATGAATTTAAGCATTTGCTTTGTGTAACGGATTCACGGTTTCTAATTGAAATCTGTGTTGACTGAAACAATGGAAAGAACTCTAAAACTCCTTTAAGATTTGAATCAACAAATCTTAAAGGACCCCGTCAGCGGGGTGTGCAAACCAAATGGGAAGTCTGTAAAAAGGTGGAAACATCCAGTTAGACCAAGGGATCACCGcatataaaacagaaaacccaaAGCAAAACCCGATAACAATGAATGCCCACAAAAGAGCAGAGGTGGGTGGTAACTACTGGCTTTAACTTGATTAacttttaagaataaaaagtacTTCTATAGTTTTATAGAAGTACATTTTACTTCATGCATTCTGAggtattattttaaagaaactaCTCTTATTTTAGTACAATTTCTGGCCACCCCACCGAACTCTACTTACTTTGTTGGTGtcttagaaaagttagaggacAATGATATTCTCACAGTTAAACTGTGAGGTTGGGTGAACATCCTCTAAAAATACACATTCTACATTTTTCATCACTCTAACCTTCCTAAAATGACACAATGACAACTATCTAGCACCCAACAAGCCAACTGAGATTAAACTTCTCCATTTCTTCAGTTGTAAATCCTATTTCTCAATTTGTTTGTGGACCGAATGACCTGCAAAGTAAATATCACTAATATTTCCAcaagatattatatatatatatatatatatatatatatatatatatatatatatatatatatatatatatatagtagttTACAATTACCACTTCTTCCTTCTGACACCATTAGCACTACTTGGCCACTGGATGTCCCTATTAATCTAAATGTTAGCAAACTGTGCCTTTTTCCAGCATAATGAACAACCCAAGAGAGCAGGAAGGCACACTGTACAATTTACGCCATTTCTTTTCACTATCTTGAGAATTTATTATGTATTACAGAGCCCAAGGCCATTTTCACATCATTGCGAGGTATAATgggggcttttttttctcttctcattTGACAGGAAAAGCTAGCAGAGAGGAAAAAGATTCTGCTGAAAGCAGctcagaggtaaaaaaaaatccataaagaggaagattttctttatgtatttatatatatatatatatatttatttgccACAATTATTTATCATAGTGTTATTGTATTAGTCTCTTGAGTGgctttgatctgtttttttttttttaattcctcttTGCTGCACTGAACTCAAGGGACAAAGGTGATGAATAGCGCCTTGTTTTCCCTGGAATAATCTACTTGGCACCGAAGACTTTCTCCTGGATAATTTCAGTGTTTGATGGGTGGAATGCTGTAGACATATTCCTTAGTTTTCAAAATACTGTTTCTAACTTGTGCGAAAATTATAATTGAGAGCGAAAAGACCTGTAATTTTTTTGAGATGCAAAAGATTCAAAGGCAAACGTGGAAAGAAAAGCTGGACGCCAACCTGCAGACATTGAAGCCTTTTGAATTCAGCAGAATTGTCCAGAAAAATACTGTTTGCCCCTAGGAATTTGGCAAAAAAATCTGTCTATCATTTCTGCATGATTGTGCAAAGACATGTAAGTATTAAGCATTACGATATAAAAGTATGGCTTCTAAACTCCAACAAAGATTCACACATTTACATAATTACAGCATAATCACAGCTAGATATTTACAGTAATCGGTAACGCTTGAACAAAAGCTCCTTAAGGTTTAAATCTGACCAGTACATTAGGTCCGATTGCTTTGGATGACATAAGATTTTAGGATATTTACTACTGAAACATATCCTGATATCAGACGCTTTGTGGATCCTCgccattctttaaaaaaaaaccctgcagctTCTCATCTCCAACGCATGATTCCAAAACTTAATCTTAAAGATAACTCTACCCCAGGCGTTTCCTCATTTATTGGACGCattgtgtgtaagtgtgtgtgactgaatgaaaacaattttgagATCCAGCAAAGTGCATCCCTGCCTGCATCCATCACTCGGTCTCTATTGCCAGGAAACCATCCAGTGGTTTGTGTTCCCAGAAGGATGTTAGAGGCTATTTATGTCAGGCTTTGTGTGTCTGGCACTGTGTGTTTGTTACAGGAGAAGACAGATAGATTAGCTCCTGGAAATACTGAGTGTGATGTTTGTGCTTGCACCTCCCGAGCTGATTCCACTATGTACTGTGGCATACATAAGTTTAGAGGTGTTGtcttacgtgtgtgtgtgtgtgtgtgtgtgtgtgtgtgtgtgtgtgtgcgtgtgtttgcaGTCAGCACGAGGAGAAGGAGAAAGCATTAAAGGAGCAACTGTCTCACCTCACTGCTCTACTTCCAACGCTTCAGGTGAGGAGAAGATGATAAACAATACTTGATACCGATGATGATGACATGCTAAAGGTCAGCAACATTTGGAAAGGGAAGTCATCCTTCACTTAGATGATTGGCCATCGGCAGAAATGCGACATAAATTGTATTTAGTGAAAGTAAGTAGTTACGATGCCGCCTGATTATGTATGTGGGTCAAATATCTGACAGCTTAATGTTTTGAATATATATGCACGTGTAAGTGTGTGTATACGTCTCTATGTGTAGGCTGCTTCAACCTGAACCTGGattataaatagataaaatggGTGTTCGGCTGACTTTTTACTCACTCAGACAGATACCCAGCTAGATGTGTGTCCAAGGCCTTCAGCGTGTTTATTTTAACTGTGAAGCATGCAAACATATCAGTCTTTATGGAGAGTTTCTATCTTTTGCAATGACTCCTTCAGTTGTGCAGGTTTTAATCCCTGGGTGTTATGTTTTTCTTCAAGGATGTTGCTATTACATTTAAAGTTGCATGTTTATCCTCTGATGTTATTAAGGTCCACCTGGTCACCTGCTCAGCCTTTCTCAGCTCAGCCAACAAATATGAGTTTCTGGATATGGGCTATGTAAGTATCGAAAGAATGACCACTGGACTGGTTATAACAGGACTTTATTAGTCCCTTCTAAAGTATAAAAACTTAGCTAACACAGCAATACAGGAAATACAAATTGAAAACTGTACTATGTTAGAATAAAATGACTAAGCTTTCCTACCAAACAACTCTGAAAACAGAGGAATGCTACGTTTCTGTGAAGAATCTTTATTGGCAAGAGAAAAGTAACTGTATCTGTTGGGTTGAACTGGTTATTAAATTAAGAACATCCATCATGCCTCGATAAGATGAAACAAGCCACAGAATCAAACCCGAATGTTCTTGCTTGCGCAGCAACTCATGGAGAGGCTGAAGAGGATTGCAAAGCTCCCTCATCGACTGCGGCCTGTGCAAAGCAGCAAGGTGAGTTCATAGCACTCACATGGAGCGTAAAGGTATTAAAACACCGGCACACGTAGTTTTCTACCGGTTAGATAATTGTCCCCTTGAGATTgcaatttgatttgttttgtttttttcagtcattGAACAGAATCGTTGAC contains:
- the zpr1 gene encoding zinc finger protein ZPR1; its protein translation is MSLISEENVRGGSVFRDLSADDEDWQPTEIESMCMNCHLNGTTRLLLTKIPFFKEIIVSSFSCANCNWSNTEIQSAGRIQEQGVCYTLRVRTKQDLNREVVKADCAVTRIPELDFEIPAFTQKGSLSTVEGLLDRAVAGLEQDQPARRAAEPQVAEKLDQFIQKLRKLKDVEQEFTLVIEDPSGNSFVENPAAPQRDEALAVTRFKRTVQQDQQLGLRADDDAEEEPPGNDLETMRGEVLVFPTNCPECNAPASTNMKLVQIPHFKEVVIMATNCDSCGHRTNEVKSGGATEPLGTRVTLRLTDPSDMTRDVLKSETCSVLIPELEFELGMGALGGKFTTVEGLLRDIKDLTVSKNPFMCGDSSTADRVQKLAAFGDKLDRILAGEMMVHIVLDDPTGNSYVQNVYAPEPDPELTVEKYTRTFEQNEELGLNDMRTENYQEEN